GGGCGGCCCGTCGGGGCGTACGACGACGTGGCCGATCTCGCCGGAGCCGCCGTGGGCGCCGGGCTCGATGCGGCCTTCGATGCCGATGGCGGCGGCGATGCCGGTGCCGAGGGCGATGAAGAGGAACCGGTCGACGTCGCGCGCGGCCCCGAGCCGGCCCTCGGCGAGCCCGCCGGTGCGCAGGTCGTGGCCGACGGCGACGGGGCAGGCCAGCCGCTCGCCGAGGAGGCGGCGGAACGGTACGTCACGCCAGCCGAGGTTCGCCGAGAACACCGCGACGCCCTCGGCGTCGTCCACGATCCCGGGCACGGCGACCCCGGCCGCGACGGCCGGTTCGCCGTACTTCTCCACGCCGATGTCCCGCAGCTCGGCCGCGAAGTCGAGTACGGCGGCGACGACGGCCTCGGGACCCGCCTCGCGCGGGGTGGGCCGGCGCGTCTCGTGGAGCAGCGCGCCGTCCGCCCCGACGAGGGCGGCTTTCATGCCGGTGCCGCCCACATCGAGGGCGATGACGTGTCTCACGGGGGACAGTCTCGCCCGTAGAGGGGCGAGAGGTCTAGTCCAGTCGCGATGACGGGTCCGGTTTCCGCCGGTATCCGGTTGAGTGCCCCCGCTGGACCCCCCGAACGCCGACCGCGGATCCCCCCGCCGCGCGCCAGCCGCACGGCCTTATCGCAGGACGACGCTCCGCGTCAGGTTCCGGGGGCGGTCCGGGTCGTACCCCTTCGCCTCCGCCACCGCGACCGCCAGCCGCTGGGCCCGTACCAGGTCCGCCATCGGGTCGAGCCCGCGCGCCGTCGACTCCGCGCTCAGGTGGCCGCCGACCCGGCCGACGTCCGCCGCCAGCCCTTCGGGCAGCTCGCCGAAGTGCCACACCGCCCGCCCCGGGCCGGTGATCGCCATCGGCCCGTGCCGGTACTCCATCGCCGGGTAGCTCTCCGTCCACGCGCCGGCCGCCTCGCGCATCTTCAGCGCCGCCTCCGCCGCAAGGCCGCAGGTCCAGCCCCGGCCGAGGAACGTCCACTGCACCGCCGCCGCCAGCTCCTTCGGCAGCGGCTGCGTCACCGCCAGCTCGGCGTCGACCGCGGCGTCCGTAACCGCCTTCACACCCGCCGCGGGCGGTCCGTGCAGTTCGAGCCCGGCGCGCAGCAGCGCCAGCGCCGTCGTCGCGAACCGGGTCTGCACCACCGACTCCTCGTCCGCGTACGCCAGCGTGACCAGCGCGTCCGCGGCCCTGGTGACGGGCGTCTCCGCGTCCGCCGTGAGGGCGGTGGTCGCGGTCCCGGCGGCCTCGTCCCGTACCGCGGCCAGCAGGTCCAGCACCTCGGTGGTCGTCCCGGACCGGGTGATCGCCACCATCCGGTCGTACCGCCGCCCGGCCGGGAACTCCGAGGCGGCGTAGGCGTCGGTGTGCCCTTGGCCCGCCGCCTCCCGCAGCCCGGCGTACGCCTGCGCCATGAACCACGAGGTGCCGCAGCCGACCACCGCGACCTTCTCCCCGGGCTGCGGCAGCCCGGGGGCGGCCGCCGCCTCCTGCCGGGCTCGGCGCCAGCAACTCGGCTGGGTGGCAATCTCGGCGGCGGTGCGGGACGGTTCTGCGGCTGCCATGAGGTGCGGCTCCCTCGTTGTGCTCGTGGACGTACGTCGCCACGCGCACCGTTGCGATCGTGCGCGCTTTCGTGCTGTTCCGCGACCGTTGATGTGCGGTTCAGCTCGTCGTCTCCCTATCAGCCCGGTACCCCGTGCGGCAATGGCGGGCAGGGTCACGTGGTTACGGAAGTGATATCCGTCTGGTGTAGACCTGAGAGGGTCGCTCCGGACAGACTCGGCCCTCTCAGATGATTCTGAAGGTGAGCTAAAGCTGTGCAGCGGCGTGGATTTCTGAAGGCGGCGGCCGGTGCCGCGGGAGCGGCGGCCCTGCCGCTGAGCGCGTGCGGGGATGGCAGTGGCGGCGGCGACGTCACGCTGAAGCTGGTGGCCGCCGAGTACGGCACGGGCGAGTCCGACACCGCCCGGCGCTACTGGGAGCAGTTGGCGGCGAAGTTCTCCAACGACACCCCGGGGATCTCGGTCGACATCGAGATCATCCCGTGGGAGGACATCGACGCCAAGGTCGACAAGATGGTGAAGGACGGCAACCCGCCGGACATCGCGCAGATGGGCCCGTACGCCGCGTACAGCTCCCGCGACATGCTCTACAGCACCGACGAACTGCTCTCCATCCCCACCCAGGCCAACTTCGTGCCCAGCCTCGCCGCCGCCGGCGAGGTCAACCGCGTGCAGTACGGCATGCCCTTCGTCTCCAGCTCGCGGCTGCTGTTCTACAACAAGTCCCTCTTCGAGGACGCGGGTCTGAGCACCGACCCCGAGGACGCGCCCCAGGACTGGGGCGAACTCCTCGACGTCGCGCAGGCGCTCAAGGACACCGGCGTGAAGGTCCCGTACGCGCTCCCGCTCGGTCCCGAGGAGGCCCAGGGCGAGACGCTGATGTGGATGATCAGCGGCGGCGGCGCCTACACGGACGACGTCGGCAGCTACACGATCGACTCCGAGCAGAACATCCACACCTTCAACTGGATACGCGACAACCTCGTCGGCGCCGGCCTCACCTACGCCGCGCCCTCGGAGACCAACAGACGCACGGCCTTCGCCGATTTCGTCAAGGGTGACGTCGGCATGATCTTCGGCCACCCGACGCTCATGCAGGACCTGCGGCGCGAGAAGGTCGACTTCGGCATCGCCGAGAAGCTGCCCGGACGCGACGGGCCCTCGGAGTCGACGATGGGCGTCGCCGACTGGATCATGGCGTTCAAGGCCAACGGCCACCGCTCCCAGATCGGCAAGTTCCTCGA
The Streptomyces sp. CNQ-509 DNA segment above includes these coding regions:
- a CDS encoding ROK family protein; translated protein: MRHVIALDVGGTGMKAALVGADGALLHETRRPTPREAGPEAVVAAVLDFAAELRDIGVEKYGEPAVAAGVAVPGIVDDAEGVAVFSANLGWRDVPFRRLLGERLACPVAVGHDLRTGGLAEGRLGAARDVDRFLFIALGTGIAAAIGIEGRIEPGAHGGSGEIGHVVVRPDGPPCGCGQRGCLERLASASAVGEAWATACGDPGVTAADCAEAVEAGDPLAEAVWQDAVDALAGGLITGITLLDPRRIVVGGGLAEAGDTLFVPLTRAVRARITFQTFPQIVPAELGDAAACLGAGQLAWDLLATEVTA
- a CDS encoding SIS domain-containing protein: MAAAEPSRTAAEIATQPSCWRRARQEAAAAPGLPQPGEKVAVVGCGTSWFMAQAYAGLREAAGQGHTDAYAASEFPAGRRYDRMVAITRSGTTTEVLDLLAAVRDEAAGTATTALTADAETPVTRAADALVTLAYADEESVVQTRFATTALALLRAGLELHGPPAAGVKAVTDAAVDAELAVTQPLPKELAAAVQWTFLGRGWTCGLAAEAALKMREAAGAWTESYPAMEYRHGPMAITGPGRAVWHFGELPEGLAADVGRVGGHLSAESTARGLDPMADLVRAQRLAVAVAEAKGYDPDRPRNLTRSVVLR
- a CDS encoding ABC transporter substrate-binding protein, producing MQRRGFLKAAAGAAGAAALPLSACGDGSGGGDVTLKLVAAEYGTGESDTARRYWEQLAAKFSNDTPGISVDIEIIPWEDIDAKVDKMVKDGNPPDIAQMGPYAAYSSRDMLYSTDELLSIPTQANFVPSLAAAGEVNRVQYGMPFVSSSRLLFYNKSLFEDAGLSTDPEDAPQDWGELLDVAQALKDTGVKVPYALPLGPEEAQGETLMWMISGGGAYTDDVGSYTIDSEQNIHTFNWIRDNLVGAGLTYAAPSETNRRTAFADFVKGDVGMIFGHPTLMQDLRREKVDFGIAEKLPGRDGPSESTMGVADWIMAFKANGHRSQIGKFLDVLFDDTNVLKFAQRYDLLPTTVSGVDKLSEGRKDLQPFLDQLQTAVFYPDNKTSWARVNAELKKQIGKAAEAGGEPPERVLTNLQSIAESASTTEE